A window from Cydia pomonella isolate Wapato2018A chromosome 8, ilCydPomo1, whole genome shotgun sequence encodes these proteins:
- the LOC133520666 gene encoding ELMO domain-containing protein 2 yields the protein MVFFNVWSVLQWYLRPFIKWFLRKTTRLCELQRICYGDKPGAERSCNVERSLMLSRTEDVKQVVSYLDTVVYERRFVPSNFPEILNPSVAIILRAKKINPKLHDLFIVSFRRCLEQIWSYRMLVQEVEEMRKMPYDYKIPDHEEKLLKLWSLLVPNEDLESRVTKQWQYIGFQGDDPKTDFRGMGLLGLENLLFFASEYPQAASHVLSHSHHPKYGYTFAIVGINLTSMAYYLLKDGSAKTYMFNAKQYLPNMNLFHRFYCYLFYEFDKMWIESKPENMMEFSIIFKRFEDAVRTELADPASVFRINIEVDTI from the exons atggtGTTCTTCAATGTTTGGTCAGTACTACAATGGTATTTGAGACCTTTCATTAAATGGTTTCTGAGGAAAACAACACGACTATGTGAGTTACAAAGAATATGTTATGGCGACAAACCTGGAGCGGAACGGTCATGCAATGTAGAAAGATCTCTGATGCTATCCCGCACTGAAGACGTAAAACAAGTAGTTTCATATTTAGATACAGTAGTATATGAGCGACGGTTTGTTCCTTCTAACTTTCCCGAAATATTAAATCCATCCGTGGCTATCATTCTCAGAGCCAAAAAAATTAATCCAAAACTACATGATTTGTTCATTGTATCATTTCGGCGATGCCTGGAACAAATTTGGAGTTACAGAATGTTAGTTCAAGAGGTAGAAGAAATGCGTAAGATGCCCTATGACTATAAAATCCCTGATCATGAAGAGAAACTATTGAAACTTTGGAGTTTATTAGTACCCAATGAAGATCTAGAGAGTAGAGTGACTAAGCAATGGCAGTACATAGGATTTCAG GGTGATGATCCCAAGACTGATTTCCGTGGCATGGGTTTGCTTGGATTGGAAAACTTGTTGTTTTTTGCTTCAGAGTATCCACAAGCTGCAAGCCATGTTCTAAGCCATTCACATCATCCAAAATATGGCTACACCTTCGCAATTGTGGGCATTAACCTAACTTCCATGGCATATTATTTACTCAAGGATGGCTCTGCTAAAACTTACATGTTTAATGCTAAACAGTACTTACCCAATATGAATTTATTCCACAGATTTTACTGCTACCTATTCTATGAATTTGACAAAATGTGGATAGAATCAAAACCTGAAAATATGATggaattttcaataatattcaaAAGGTTTGAAGATGCCGTCAGAACTGAGTTAGCTGATCCTGCATCAGTATTTAGAATCAATATAGAAGTTGATACAATATAA
- the LOC133520665 gene encoding thioredoxin domain-containing protein, with amino-acid sequence MLLNLSFLLLFLSVINAESGVLQTVSDDELLQLIKDREKLIVLFTKPDCDVCTKLNNHLEALKEDFKKHLNADTVKVLNSHLARLYSPTKEPAIVFFRHGIPLLYSGEPDENEIYGFLEKNQSPVVKELNDKIFEHITQAATGATTGDWFIMFYGASCVECQRLHAVWEGVGATLRGRINVARIDANLAGLNTAKRFQVSKLPAFLFFRLGKVYRYNIPKNDVKSFVTFAQDWYKNAKAESVPLVSSPFDELVDWCVEMIKFGVALGLELLAKYPWIWQIGGAGFGLVAITALIALVKAGRSKPAKETKKEKKSK; translated from the exons atgctaCTTAACCTtagttttttacttttattcttAAGTGTAATTAATGCAGAAAGTGGAGTATTGCAAACAGTTAGTGACGACGAGTTACTTCAATTGATAAAGGACAGAGAAAAACTTATCGTATTGTTCA cTAAACCTGATTGCGATGTATGTACGAAGTTGAACAACCATTTGGAAGCGCTAAAGGAAGACTTTAAGAAGCATTTAAATGCAGATACAGTTAAAGTTTTGAATAGCCATTTGGCCAGGCTTTACAGCCCGACTAAGGAACCTGCTATTGTATTTTTTAGACATGGGATACCTTTGCTATACAGTG GTGAGCCTGATGAAAATGAAATCTATGGGTTTTTGGAAAAGAACCAATCACCCGTGGTCAAAGAACTCAATGATAAAATCTTTGAGCACATAACTCAAGCTGCTACTGGGGCAACTACAGGAGACTGGTTTATTATGTT CTACGGTGCATCATGCGTGGAATGCCAGCGGCTGCACGCAGTATGGGAAGGCGTGGGCGCGACTCTGCGCGGGCGTATCAACGTCGCGCGCATCGATGCCAATCTAGCCGGCCTTAATACAGCCAAGCGGTTCCAGGTCTCTAAGCTGCCGGCGTTCTTATT TTTCCGCCTTGGTAAAGTTTATAGGTATAACATACCTAAAAATGATGTGAAATCGTTTGTCACATTTGCTCAAGATTGGTACAAAAATGCAAAGGCTGAGAGTGTGCCTCTCGTTTCATCACCatt TGATGAACTCGTAGACTGGTGTGTGGAGATGATTAAATTTGGAGTCGCCCTTGGACTGGAGTTGCTGGCCAAGTACCCCTGGATTTGGCAAATTGGAGGAGCCGGTTTCGGCCTCGTGGCCATCACGGCTCTTATCGCGCTAGTCAAAGCTGGCCGATCAAAACCAGCGAAGGAGACGAAAAAAGAGAAAAAGAGCAAATAG